The nucleotide sequence ACACAAAGATTCACAGTTTTAGCATTATGTGAAGACTACTATAGTAAGTCTGTGCaggtgagggttttttttttttttttttttttgggggggggggggttagttgtgtgtgtgtgtgtattaaatcCCAAGTGGCACAGGCATAGGTCAATGaggtgcatttgggttttcaaGACAAAAGTTATCATGTGTCAGTTACCCCTAATAGAATATGGAAATGACGTCGCAAAGATTATagaaacaaccgaaaacaaccataaaaatgtGATCATGTATACCTGTGCTATTTCTTAGCCTgtgttaaccttttttttttttttttttttttttgctcagtcatgtttgtatatttggttaaaatgaatcaaaattcagttcatcatattgcataGGTTGTGCTAAAAATAAACACTCTATACTGCataatcctgagccctatatatatgtttatttcaaaaaaatatataatatatatatatatatatatatatatatatatataatatatatatatatatatatatatatataatttttaaaaacagcgaAACCAAAAAATTGCCTAAAATTTTTAAGGGCTATGATTTGGATTTTGTTGATTTCTAAAAGTGTGTGGAAATTCTCttgctttcattattaaacacagccatgagttgagttttactttgtgtttttaACAATGTGATCTCCCATCATGCTCATCAGGGATGTTTTTTtctaaccacatttcttctttaAAGGTGATGGTTTACCCCTATCTTTCCAGGTTacccatttttttaaagtgttttccaGTTCTCAACCCACTTTTAGTAGTTTCCGCAAATCCttggttgttttctttacttgaTGCAGGCCcgtaatttgacccttctgaaacacagtAACGTGTTTGCCATGGCCACAGCATATGTCTTCCAACACGTTTGTTCAAGAAATAAGAAACTACTCACTGcgtcagttagggttaaatgaCTTGTGGCCAGCTGATCACTTagtcattcatcatctatactgctcaCAGGGAACACGTGCGCCAACTAGCCaaatctgcatggctttggactgtgaagtaattatccaatggaagaCACCCAACTATTTTCCTAGCTAAATCCAGCTAATTACTTGATTTTGGGTcatcaaatgattttttttttttttattgccatgcaagtttgctgagcctagacctgacccaATCAGAGGCTTTTACAGTGGCCACTCttcatgatgggtgcatcacttcatgcgccTTCCTCCATACCCTGACCCATCATcactcaatctggactcatcggaccttttttattgattaagTCCGATTTTTATGCTCTTACCATCTATAAGTTCTTctaattagtctcactaacaattgtttttcttatggccacgcagctgtttagtcccagccCTGTGCTAATActatgaatattaaatatagctttgattctcaatttttttttttttttttttccaagcatCTTTGCTAACCATTTAAGTGATCgccattcatgttttttctgGACACGTTTCTTCCAccaagttgatggttcagcacggtccttccaggttttaataatcttaatgatcttaacccaattccaaaaatttcaaatctccttaattgTTTTCTGTGCTTGAGGCAGGCCCGTGAtttattactgtaataaactgCTAGAATGTAGTCAGAGGCTTTTTTCAGATTCAGACATGCTAGTTATGTGCACAAACATTTCCCTTGCTCCATGGATTAAGTGTTTGTGTGCAAGTCCTAGTCACCATATTATCTTTAGTACAGATTCTGTTCTATATGTTACATATCTGTACAATTCTGTATAAGACTATTTAATATTTCCAAACATAacgaaaatatgtataaataacattacagaaaaatatgtgcatgcctgtaaagaaagcaacacaTGACATAGCAGACCAGTTTTCACACAGAAACAAAGAAGCCTAATTTAGGCTCCTGGGTTATGCATGAAAATAGAGtaacaagtgtgacaaagttaccagaagaactcatattctccagcacgctCATAAAACCTAACTGCTATTTTACTTGTAGTACTGCGCAAAAGTCtagcaaaacaataaataaataaataaataaacacatagtaTCCGTAAGAGAAGATGCCgttaaaaacatttctacaaTAAAGAGcactaaagagtaataaaataaacacagtccATACTTGGTGTGAAAAGGTTTTGCTTGAAAACAACCCTAGTGTTCCATACAGATTTGTGCTGGTTTATAAGTAAATAGctgttcttctggtaactttgtcataCTTGTTCCCTGGTTGCTctgattcaagattcaaagaactacATTAATCCccgagggaaattgcttatgctaggttacagttgctcacagttgttatctaaggaaaggtaataaataatagtaataataataagcacaacaaaaaaaggtcttaaaacaaaaggttttaaaacagtaagtaccaaaaaatatgacccaagagcattcgtaagtattgcacagtaatctagtatatgTATGATATATTGTATTATCATATGcaatcttgtattacatattttattgggaagtagtattgcaCTTATCATATTATTACCATAAGTTTTATGgccgttgggagaaaggatctcctgtggcgctctgtggaacactttgtggtgatcagtctctggctgaaactgtTCCTCTGTTCAGCAAAATCACTATATAGTGGGTGAAAAAGATTGTTCAAAATAGATTGTACTTTGaacagagtcaagctccatgccaAGCACAGTTTCGgcttgtccagtttgttattaTCAGACACCTTTGTTAGCAAGACAACAGACCACAGCGCCACaacggtttcatagaacatccgTAGAATGGTGTTACAAacgttaaaagacctgagccttcgaGGAAAGTACAATTGACTCGGTCCTTTCGTAGAGTGCAgttgtgttgagtgaccagtcaagtttgttgtccagATGGACTCCCAGATATTTGTATTCAAAGACCATGTCCATTATCTCCCCCTTGACAGATATATGAGTCACAGGGGTCTTGCTTCTTCTAAAgtctacaaccatctcctttgttttcctgatgttcaGTTGTAGGTGATTACGCTCACACCAGGAAACAAAGTCGTCCACTACAGACAGGTACTCAGAGgtgtcaccctcctttataCACCCAACAACcagagtcgtcagagaacttctgcaggtggcatgactctgaattatatctaaagtcagatgtatagagggtgaaaagaaacggagacagtacagtcccctagggagctccagtgctgcagatAACTGTCTCGGACACACATTTCTGTAGTCGGACATACTGGGGACAGCAGGTCAGATAGTCCATgatccaggaaaccaagcgggtgtcaatgtttatgttcattagtttctcccccagtactgccggttggatggtgttaaaggcactggagaagtcaaagaacatcatcctTACGGTGGTCCTAGGCTTGTCAAGGTGAGAGTAGGTACAATGTAGCAGGTAAGCtaccttcagctcttctgcgttgttgggtctggtgtctCGCATCTTCCTCTTCACAATACTAGGCCTATATTACAATATACATtactatatacaatatataatactatatacAATTCTATATATGCTGGTTTATCATGCACAAGAATACCATGGttcttaaaccaggtattagtaagggcaggtgccaagtcccttgctgaaaattaaattagcatatccataaagctggtcagcagagggaagcatgaagtgctctaaaacttccTGGTAGATGCCTGcgctgaccttggacctgataaaacacggtggaccaacaccagcagatgacatggcaccgcaaaccaccactgactgtgcaaactttaTACTAGACCTCAAGCAACTGGGATTCTATGcgtctcctctcttcctccataCTTTGGATACTTGAtttacaaatgaaatgcaatatttacatttatctgTAAAaggactttggcccactgagcaacaAGAGTGACTTGACAGAAGGAATGTGACCGTTGTAGCCTATGTAATGTATATGTCTGtgcgtggtggctcttgaagcactgactccagctgcagtccactTCTTGTGAATCTCCCCCAAATTCGTAAAGGGGCTTCGTTTCACAATCCCCTCAAGGCTGAAATTATCCCTATAATTTCTACCACATTTTTTACTTccaattactcactcacttatcttctataccgctttatactgtattcaggATCCCAGGAACCTAAAGCTTATCCCAGGagccttagggcacgaggcatactaagtacaccctggacagggtgccaatccattgcagggcacacacacacacacacatactcacacgctcattcacttaaacaacgggcaattttgggaacaccaattaagcCTAACGTGCATATTttggactgtggcaggaaaccggagtacccggaggaaacccaccaagcatggggagaacatgaaaacttcatgcacacagagacgggaattgacctttttttttttttttttttttttacaatattctaattttctgagatattgaatttttttttgtttttattcgcTGTGAGCCATAATTATCaaaattaaaggaaataaacactCTAGAtagtatatttaatatatgtttcagcttcctttttttaaattactgaaataaataatttttaaggaTATATATGTCACAAGgaataatactttaaaaaaggcagaaattaataatactaattaaGTGAAAAGCAGTGCAACCTTGATGTGCAGCTGAATTTATGGTAAATTGACAACATTGCGTACAATAAGAATTGtgcattattagtttttttttcataaaaaattaataaaaatagggACCACTACTTGttacacattactgtatataaggtaattaacaaaaatgaagcccaAAGCCCATTTGGTCAATACTAAGATTaaaagatggtgtgtgtgttttctttagaggtatttgaatatttttgtcGTTGTTGTTCTTAATATGAAATTTGTGTGCTCGTGCGCGCGCGTGCGCGAGATAAAGTCTCTGCCCTTCAGCGCTGTGTGTTTATTACGGAAGGCTGCTCTGGAATGATAAAGCTTTAAAACGCAAAGGTAAGGTTTCTcgttgtgttatttatttattattattttttataaatgacgCATTTATTTCCAGAGAAATATAAGTCAATACGtttaattgtaaatgtaatgcACATTCAGATTATAAACGAGAAAACAATTTGCTGAGATCAGGTCAGTACCATTGACAGGCTAAACACATGCTCCGGATATGTGTCcataaattactttatttatcaTATGTACCACAGACAAACAAGACTGTTCAGCTGTTTTAAACGGGATTTTAAGCGAAGAAccgaaaaacactcgctaaagAGGGTTTAACCCTGTTTTATGTGCATTAGCCGGTTAGCCGGGGAAGACAAGCTAGCAAAAACAAACCGAGCTAAGCAGCTGAGTGGGTGTTTGTGTGACAGCTCGGGAATTACTCAGGGCTTGGTTAGCTGCTTTAGCTTTGACATGTTAGCAAAATGTGGTGGACAAAATATTATGAGCTGTAAAAtagttataattttaataatataagcAAGTATCAAgtttgctagctagctagctttgaCTTGTTTATGCTACAACGTATTCAAGTAATAAACCGTTTATTTGAGGATTGTGTGAAAAAGCGAGAGCAACCGTATTAACTGtagttctgtttaaaaaaaaaaaagacattattttTATACTAAAGCCGAGAGCCCAATTTTATTGTTCGGTAGTCCTAGATGTTTTTGGTCTCTCACGCAGTTCGTGAATCCTCCAGTAGTACTACAGGCACTTTATTAGGGGAAAATATCTCATGTACGCTGGAGAAGGTGCTAGAAAACGCTGCATGACGTCATCGTGACGTCACATTCGCGTGCCAagctgtgtttttatgtaaGGCCAGGGAGACCCTTAACGACCCTTAACGATGCTGTCACACACCAACGTTACATGTCTCACAGGttgaaggtcccaggttcaagcACCACTGGGTCACCACTGTTGgccccttaaccctcaaatgcTCAGACTTAAAAtggaagtcgctctggatgagaTGCCGTAAATATGTGTGTTAATGTGGCTTGAGATGGATTCGCACCCTGTCCAGAATGTGCCAGTCTCCTGGAATaagcaggggtagctcagtggttaaggcattggactacagttcagaaggtcccaggttcacgaccaccaagttgtccctgttgggcccttgagcaaggcccttaaccctcaactgctcggatGTATAATGcgaataaaaaatttaagtcgctctggataagggcgtctgccaaatgactaaatgtacaTCCAATTAAAAGGGGGACGACGCATTCGGGGTAAAATGTGGCCAAAATCGCAGCGTGTTGGTCCATTTTAAAAGGCttacagaaatacaaaaaaagtttaataatacACATGGTGTGTCACAGCCTGCCGTGGAGTTAGTGTTAATGAACAAACCATCTTCCTTTTTATTAAGTAATTTAGTGAAATATCCAAGAAACAAGTTAGTTCCTAATATCCTTATTGTTGTTGCTATAGACTGTACCTGTCTTACACTTTcaccctttctctttttttaagatCTTCTTCTATTTAAGATTTATGATTTTCTATATTGagtttgaatataaaaaatcaTGAATCTTGAATTATGAACCTTGGTagtttttgttgtgtgtgtcaaGCACCTGTAACTTATactatgtaattttttttctttttttttttaagcttgttaAAAACGTGAAGCGTCACCCGGCCCGGGTGCAATGTCTTTTCGCTTCACATGAGCTCAACTATGTGGTACATCATGCAGAGTATTCAAAGTAAATACTCCCTTTCGGAAAGGCTTATCCGGACAATTGCTGCCATTCGCTCCTTCCCGCACGATAACGTGGAGGACCTTATACGCAAGGTAACGGTTATGTAGGTCATCATTAGTTACTGATGCAGACAATTTTATTTGGAGATTTCTCATAACTTGTCATGACAGGGAGCAGATGTGAACAGGATGCACGGCACTCTAAAGCCACTGCACTGCGCCTGCATGGTGGCTGATGTGGATTGTGTGGAGCTTCTGCTGGAGAAAGGTGCAGAGGTGGgacaaataaaatgtcactTGAGGCTGTCttgttttttggtgttttttttttgtatgtgtgttgagataaactgtttttaaagaCTAAACTTAAAGCTGTAGATTCTTCATTAAGTGTGTTTTCTTTCACAGAATAACTTAATTTTACTTCAGTTACCagatttttgtatatattttttaaacatgttcatAAATATAACTTAGCCAGAGAGGAGTTCAGTGACAGAGAACAGAATCTTAGTCTTATTCCCTTTACTTTGCGTTGTCTAGTCCTCATAGTCACACTGTGCTGTAATCACAGGTAAACGCATTGGATGGCTACAATCGCACAGCGCTGCATTACGCAGCAGAGAAGGACGAGGGTTGCGTGGAGCTACTGCTGGAATACGGAGCTCAGCCTAATGCTCTGGACGGCAACAAGGACACGCCTCTACACTGGGCTGCCTTCAAAGACAACCCCGAGTGTGTGCGCGCTCTGCTGGAGAATGGCGCCCATCCCAACGCGCGAGACTACAACAACGACACGCCGCTCAGCTGGGCCGCCATGAAGGGAAACCTGGAGAGTGTGCGTGTTCTGCTGGACTATGGCGCCCAAGTTCATGTGACCAACCTGAAGGGCCAGAGTCCCATTTCACGCATTGTGGCACTGCTGGCGCGAGGCCTGGGCTCTGAGCAGGAAGAAGAGTGCCTGGAGCTGCTTTGTAGCGCTGCAGGGAGGCTGGAGGTGCGCCGGGCCGATGGCTCCATGCCTAATGAGCTTAGCAAACATCCGCAGCTTCTGGCTCGCCTCACCGGCATGATGGCCCAGCCAGCATTGCTGAGAGATCTGGCCCGCTGTGCTGTACGCGACAGCCTCGGCGCGCAGTATTTACCCACAGCGGTGAATCAACTCCCGCTGCCCGAGTCTGTTAAACAGTACATACTCCTCAGAGACACTGGGGATATACCAaggagagaaagcgagagagagggagcacAGACAGACTGTAATGCACTGCAGAGCAATTAgatatgtaataaaattaatcGCTAATGGCACACAACAGCctgtgtattaataataatgtatagcCACCAGCCTTTTAATAGAAACACCTGTTCTTTCAATCGGCCAATCAtatggcagcagcacaatgacCTTACTGACTTTACCCtggtatgttgttgttggttccAGACAGGATGGTTTGTGTATTTCAGAAACAGCTGATCTCCTGGGAGTTACACACACAACAGCCTTTACAGTCTTAGTGACTGTACAGAGTAGTACTGTAAGACAGTATCTTAAATAATCACCAGTCTTAACCACAGCGATCAGAAAAAACGTCTTTGAAAATGCAATGCGTTTATAAAAACAGCAACATCAGTTTTCACTGCTGACACACAAAGAACAGGAATTCAGTTGGAGGAATCTCACCTGATTTTATCTGCTGTGTTGCGGTCACATGATTGGCTGTTGGGTAATTGCATTGAATCAGCAATTCAGCAATACCAgggttcctattaaagtggctgATTAGTTCAATATAAACAGGTTCAATGTAACCAAAGTTTTTATTTCTCCCAATTTATTTCCAGTAATGGaacaaattttacaaatttgGCATTATAacttgtattattataatttttttctagaaTCCTAAACAAACAGCATGGGTGTAAACAATTGTCGTTTAGACAAAACTAATCTAGAGGTCTTTTAATGCAAagtaaaagaaggaaaaaaaactcttaaaagattttttcacacctttttttttttttttttttaccacgaCAATTataatttcaatttaaaatgcATCTTTTTGTGGTGTCTGATACTATTTGTAGATTGTAGGACTGTAACTGGGGATTGTACGAATGTAAGTCAAAAACTATCCgcactccagttatattaaaacttctgttgtcTTAACAGAACAGCACAAAAAGAAGACCAACGTGCagtgatttgtttgtttctttatttttttttgtgcaagatGGATACCAAAACAATTCATGGAAGAGCATAAGCAGAAGTGTTTAGATATGTGCAAACAGAATTTGGACTGATACTCATAAGGAAGGTAAATGTTTCTAAAaggagaatcattactggtgacaagacatggattcattcatttgaccaagaaaaagtttaatagttgaccatcagctggaaattTATTCTTTACAGTTTTCTCTTATTTTCAAGGGGGAGTATTGGAAcaatatcaggaaaaaggttcaacaaccaacagtgcttgttacagtgagatgcttattgaagagctgaagccttaACTTAAGCCTTAACTTGGTGTtaaatgaagaagtgaagacagcagtgcattagTGACActcagctcagcctaaaacgtTTTTAAATAAGGTACCACAAAAGGATTTCACAGATGGACGAATTATGTTAAAAAGCAAggacatttaaaacaattatttatttgtctttttaaaaaatttattcaaatgtGGAGTGTGGATTATTTTGGACTCAccttcatacagtacatttccatttagtgtgttttgtgttaGCTGGGGGGAAAAGTACTACATTATAACATTTATGCTACAAATGCTGGTGCTACCCTTAAAGctatgttttgttgtttgttttggtttttttcttttagtgaaAACACCTAGAGAGTGCAGTGTACTGTCACTTTGTTTCCAAGgcattacaaaaaacaaaacaaaaaaacaagactgtCTTACCTTTGTTGGTACCTGAGGGAACAAATCTTATACGGTGTGATAAGGGGTTGTAAAATGCTTCCTATTGGAACGGGAATGATAGCAGGTTCCTTCCGGATATCTTGCATCTCCAGGTTAAAAAAACTTGTACCCCTTCACCTCTTGAACTTTAATTTCTGAGGAAACCTTTATCATGTTTCTGGTGTAGTTTTCCTAGGTAGAGTAATAGCCTTTGTAGATAATTAACCAGTGTGGTGTTTGCGTGTATTGTGTCCAGTCAACCACGTAACACCATTTTCttgtgaaatacaagttaaatcCATTCTGCGTCACATAACTTGGCATTTGATTTCATTgcctggggcaaagtcatatgtTAAgggtgtgtctgtctgttagtGCATGGGGTAAGATCTGCTGTTGGCCAGAAGGGGGCGATATTTGATGAAACATAATGTatgctgtgtttttgtgtaatataaatgtaatatacataattaaattcttattatgttttatttttaagcatcacaTACATCCCAACATGGTGTGGATGGGAAGGATCGTGGCTAAGATTTCTTAGAGTGACTTCATTGAccttaatttaatatatatatatttttttaacttattgtCGATTGCCCATCTGTAAATCTTTATGCGGACATGTCTAACTAAACAATAACCTCTGTTCGCAGAGGTTCACGAGTGTTTTCCCATGTACATTAAGCATTAGGCTTTTCTCTTGCAATGTGTGCTTGTCCAGCTGTACACAAAGTACAACCTGCCTCAGACAAGACCTTTGTTTAATAAGAAATacgtcttgtttttttttccatcatttctATTGTGCatacactgattttttttttcttcacaaagtACAGGACGTCCTTTTCaagtgaatgaaaaaaaatattgctgaGGAAGGAAACTGTGCTATGGTTAAATAAAGACCTTTTCTCTCAATTAACTTCCTCTGTTCTCCACACCTCCATTTTGCTTTGAAAATCTGAACGTAACTTCATATTTGGGAACAAATAAATACTTGGGGATGAGAAAGCGATTCCGGATTAAACATGCACCATGCATGTACATTTACACCAAAGGATAATTTAGCTTAAACGATCAATAGGATAACATGGAGAAAACATGTGAGATGCCACAAAGACAGTAACCCATGTACAAGGATTGTCTTGCAGCTTTAAGTTGGCAACACTTTTTACCGCGTCACCCTCCCGCCTTGTTGCCCTATTATCAATTTCAAAACCTACTTCACTGACAGACATAATTCTATCTCCATTGTTTTCTCAGGATGTCTCTCAAGGTTCTGTCTTGGTCCCTTTACTATTTATCT is from Clarias gariepinus isolate MV-2021 ecotype Netherlands chromosome 22, CGAR_prim_01v2, whole genome shotgun sequence and encodes:
- the asb8 gene encoding ankyrin repeat and SOCS box protein 8, producing the protein MSSTMWYIMQSIQSKYSLSERLIRTIAAIRSFPHDNVEDLIRKGADVNRMHGTLKPLHCACMVADVDCVELLLEKGAEVNALDGYNRTALHYAAEKDEGCVELLLEYGAQPNALDGNKDTPLHWAAFKDNPECVRALLENGAHPNARDYNNDTPLSWAAMKGNLESVRVLLDYGAQVHVTNLKGQSPISRIVALLARGLGSEQEEECLELLCSAAGRLEVRRADGSMPNELSKHPQLLARLTGMMAQPALLRDLARCAVRDSLGAQYLPTAVNQLPLPESVKQYILLRDTGDIPRRESEREGAQTDCNALQSN